From Actinopolyspora lacussalsi, a single genomic window includes:
- a CDS encoding two-component system OmpR family response regulator (product_source=KO:K02483; cath_funfam=1.10.10.10,3.40.50.2300; cog=COG0745; ko=KO:K02483; pfam=PF00072,PF00486; smart=SM00448; superfamily=46894,52172), whose amino-acid sequence MGESDAAVERRILVVEDESSIRILLESTLRLAGYTVGVAETGQQALVEAQRFRPDLVVLDVMLPDLDGFAVTRGLRAAGLETPVLFLTARTEVDDRIEGLSAGGDDYVTKPFSLDEVLLRIRAILRRTGHEEGSTGAADSDTLRYADLELDQAAHEVHRAGEYIQLSPTEFNLLSYLMTNATRVVSKTQILDQVWNYDFAGDGRIVETYVRYLRRKIDRFEPPLIHTVRGVGYCLRLPREHAGTAPS is encoded by the coding sequence ATGGGCGAATCCGACGCGGCCGTCGAGCGGCGGATCCTGGTCGTCGAGGACGAATCGAGTATCCGCATCCTGTTGGAGTCGACGCTGCGGCTCGCCGGCTACACCGTCGGCGTCGCCGAGACCGGGCAGCAGGCGCTCGTGGAGGCGCAACGTTTCCGCCCCGACCTGGTGGTGCTCGACGTGATGCTGCCCGATCTGGACGGATTCGCGGTGACCCGCGGGCTGCGGGCCGCCGGGTTGGAGACGCCCGTGCTGTTCCTCACCGCACGCACCGAGGTCGACGACCGCATCGAGGGGTTGTCGGCCGGTGGCGATGACTACGTCACCAAACCGTTCAGCCTGGACGAAGTGTTGCTGCGCATCCGGGCGATCCTCCGGCGCACCGGCCACGAGGAGGGCAGCACTGGTGCGGCGGACTCCGACACCCTGCGCTACGCCGATCTGGAACTGGACCAGGCGGCGCACGAGGTTCACCGGGCGGGCGAGTACATCCAGCTCTCGCCCACCGAGTTCAACCTGCTGTCATATCTGATGACGAACGCGACGCGGGTGGTCAGCAAGACCCAGATCCTCGATCAGGTGTGGAACTACGACTTCGCCGGTGACGGCAGGATCGTGGAGACCTACGTGCGGTACCTGCGGCGCAAGATCGACCGGTTCGAGCCGCCGCTGATACACACCGTGCGCGGCGTCGGCTACTGCCTCCGGCTACCGCGGGAACACGCCGGGACGGCGCCGTCGTGA
- a CDS encoding aryl-alcohol dehydrogenase-like predicted oxidoreductase (product_source=COG0667; cath_funfam=3.20.20.100; cog=COG0667; pfam=PF00248; superfamily=51430), with product MQQIVLGKTGMAVSRIAFGTWQLGGEWGSFDEEQAIAAIRHARELGVDFFDTAQAYGFGKSEEVLGRALRSELARDRDSLVIATKGGINPGGERPRDARRASLRQGVTESLRALDVDHIDLYQVHWPDEQTPAEETAAALQELVDEGKIRHVGVSNYDAAQLADFDRTRPVETLQPPYHLFRRGIERKTLPYARQHDIGVLAYSPLASGLLTGGLRQDTTFEADDWRSQSSAFTGETFRRNLEVVDRLARFAADKGADVSQLAIAWVLAQEGVHVAIVGARSSRNIEKSLAAAELRLDAEDLAEIERITAPGVSIEGASPEGVA from the coding sequence ATGCAGCAGATCGTGTTGGGAAAGACGGGTATGGCGGTGTCGCGAATCGCCTTCGGCACCTGGCAATTGGGTGGCGAATGGGGTTCGTTCGACGAGGAACAGGCCATCGCGGCCATTCGGCACGCACGGGAACTCGGAGTCGATTTCTTCGACACCGCCCAGGCATACGGCTTCGGCAAATCCGAAGAGGTTTTGGGGCGGGCGTTGCGCTCCGAACTGGCACGGGACCGTGACAGTCTCGTCATCGCTACCAAGGGCGGTATCAACCCGGGCGGGGAGCGCCCCAGGGACGCCCGGCGCGCGTCACTGCGGCAGGGCGTCACCGAGAGCCTGCGTGCGCTCGACGTCGACCACATCGATCTCTACCAGGTGCACTGGCCCGACGAACAGACCCCGGCCGAGGAGACCGCCGCCGCGCTGCAGGAACTCGTCGACGAGGGCAAGATCCGGCACGTGGGTGTGTCCAACTACGACGCGGCCCAGCTCGCCGACTTCGACCGCACCCGACCAGTGGAGACGCTGCAGCCGCCCTACCACCTGTTCCGGCGGGGTATCGAACGGAAGACGTTGCCCTACGCGCGGCAGCACGACATCGGGGTGCTCGCCTACAGCCCACTCGCGAGTGGACTGCTGACCGGCGGGCTGCGCCAGGACACCACCTTCGAGGCCGACGACTGGCGTTCGCAGTCCTCCGCTTTCACGGGTGAGACGTTCCGACGCAATCTGGAGGTGGTCGACCGGCTAGCGCGGTTCGCCGCCGACAAGGGAGCCGACGTCAGTCAGCTCGCGATCGCGTGGGTGCTGGCGCAGGAGGGGGTGCACGTCGCCATCGTGGGGGCGCGGAGTTCCCGCAACATCGAGAAGAGCCTCGCCGCCGCGGAGCTGCGGCTCGATGCCGAGGATCTGGCCGAGATCGAACGCATCACCGCTCCGGGCGTTTCCATCGAGGGCGCCAGTCCGGAGGGCGTGGCCTGA
- a CDS encoding two-component system OmpR family sensor kinase (product_source=KO:K02484; cath_funfam=1.10.287.130,3.30.565.10; cog=COG0642; ko=KO:K02484; pfam=PF00512,PF00672,PF02518; smart=SM00304,SM00387,SM00388; superfamily=158472,55874; transmembrane_helix_parts=Outside_1_14,TMhelix_15_37,Inside_38_161,TMhelix_162_184,Outside_185_498): MTVPDWLRARSLRRRLLIGATLLATLAVLASQVIGVVVLRSWLLGRVDEQLEDFRPPRPEAIGGPIPGEPDDGQRRLPSDFRVYFYTPSGELRKSLGSGPENGPELRTAQAGSFFEYREPTTVPARSGGDSWRVLRQDVPGEGSAVVALPLDTLQGAVSKLLWLNSALLLATVVGLIALGRWVVRLGLLPLTRMERTAGAIAEGNLELRLRETDPHTEIGRLGRVLNTMIERLRAALRERESSEARLRRFVADAGHELRTPLTSMRGFAELVLKHESLPAEQRHEAHRMIEQNAERMSLLVEDLLLLAKLDQEPVYDREEVDLLSVTADAISGTAHRESSSRVRLDPLRPDATELESVRVIGDSHRLRQVVGNLVSNALSHTPPHTDIRVRVGTAPAGSANGGLNGSARWASGPELVAGTPTAIVEVTDWGPGLTPEQAGQVFDRFYRADAARTREHGGSGLGLAIAAAIAGSHGGRIELDTRAGRGATFRLVLPEAG; this comes from the coding sequence GTGACTGTTCCGGACTGGCTGCGTGCCCGCTCGTTGCGGCGCAGGCTGCTGATCGGCGCGACCCTGCTCGCCACGCTCGCTGTGCTGGCCTCGCAGGTGATCGGCGTGGTCGTGCTGCGCTCCTGGCTGCTGGGGAGGGTGGACGAACAGCTGGAGGATTTCCGGCCGCCCCGGCCGGAGGCGATAGGTGGCCCGATACCGGGTGAACCAGACGACGGACAGCGGCGGCTGCCCTCCGATTTCCGGGTGTACTTCTACACCCCGAGCGGCGAGTTGCGTAAGTCGCTGGGCAGCGGACCCGAGAACGGCCCGGAACTGCGGACGGCGCAGGCCGGGAGCTTCTTCGAGTACCGGGAGCCGACCACCGTGCCCGCCAGATCCGGCGGTGACAGCTGGCGAGTACTGCGGCAGGACGTCCCCGGGGAGGGCTCGGCGGTGGTCGCGCTACCGCTGGACACGCTGCAAGGGGCCGTGTCGAAGCTGCTCTGGCTGAACTCGGCACTGCTGCTGGCCACCGTGGTGGGGCTGATCGCGCTCGGCCGGTGGGTGGTGCGCCTCGGGCTGCTGCCGCTGACCAGGATGGAACGGACGGCGGGCGCGATAGCCGAGGGGAACCTGGAACTGCGCCTGCGCGAGACCGATCCGCACACCGAGATCGGCAGGCTCGGCCGGGTGCTCAACACCATGATCGAACGACTGCGGGCCGCGCTGCGGGAACGCGAGTCCTCCGAGGCCAGGCTGCGGCGGTTCGTCGCCGACGCGGGACACGAGCTGCGCACACCGCTCACCTCGATGCGCGGTTTCGCCGAGCTGGTGCTCAAGCACGAGAGCCTGCCCGCGGAGCAGCGGCACGAGGCGCACCGGATGATCGAGCAGAACGCCGAACGCATGAGCCTGCTGGTGGAGGACCTGCTGCTGCTGGCCAAGCTGGACCAGGAGCCGGTCTACGACCGGGAGGAGGTCGACCTGCTCTCGGTGACCGCCGACGCGATCAGCGGCACGGCGCACCGGGAGTCATCCTCGCGGGTACGGCTGGATCCGCTACGCCCGGACGCCACGGAACTGGAGTCCGTGCGGGTGATCGGGGACTCCCACCGGCTGCGTCAGGTGGTGGGCAATCTGGTCTCGAACGCGCTGTCGCACACCCCGCCGCACACCGACATCCGGGTTCGGGTGGGCACGGCCCCGGCAGGCAGCGCGAACGGCGGACTCAACGGCTCCGCGCGGTGGGCGTCCGGCCCGGAGCTGGTGGCGGGCACGCCGACCGCGATCGTGGAGGTCACCGACTGGGGGCCGGGACTGACCCCCGAACAGGCGGGTCAGGTGTTCGACCGGTTCTACCGGGCCGACGCGGCCCGCACCCGGGAACACGGCGGCAGCGGCCTGGGGTTGGCGATAGCCGCGGCCATAGCGGGAAGCCACGGTGGCCGGATCGAGCTGGACACCCGCGCCGGGCGGGGAGCCACCTTCCGGCTCGTGCTGCCCGAAGCGGGGTGA
- a CDS encoding fatty-acyl-CoA synthase (product_source=KO:K00666; cath_funfam=2.30.38.10,3.30.300.30,3.40.50.980; cog=COG0318; ko=KO:K00666; pfam=PF00501,PF13193; superfamily=56801) — MQALMQDRPLTIPHIFHRAERQFQDKRIVTTTLRGEVESTYAEWASRVRRLATVLDQLGVPEGARVATFGWNTQRHLELYFGVPCTGRVLHTLNIRLFAEQVSYIAEHAADDVVFVDRSLLQMLWPVADQLTTVRYFVVLDDGADSEVPDDPRIRDYEELLAAAEPFRGRFEVADENAAAAMCYTSGTTGQPKGVVYSHRSTVLHSLVSLTVDAVGLSERDTMLPVVPMFHVNAWGLPYAAIFAGTSIVFPGPAMKPEALVSMLERHRVTTTAGVPTIWMGMLPLLGDHDLSSLRVVVGGGSAIPTALSEGWREAIGIPITQAWGMTETSPLASVASPRSHHDGLSTEQLIEVRATQGQAVPLVDLRIVDMDTGEEQPWDGATPGELQAAGPWIASSYYGDEGRDAFTSDGWLRTGDVATMDEHGFVRLVDRTKDLVKSGGEWISSVELENHIMAHEDVAEAAVIAKPDPKWTERPVACVVTEEGKQLTSEQVFDHLRQRVAKWWLPDEVWFVDELPKTSTGKFSKKTLREQLLG, encoded by the coding sequence ATGCAGGCACTGATGCAGGACCGTCCGCTCACCATCCCGCACATCTTCCACCGGGCGGAGCGGCAGTTCCAGGACAAGCGAATCGTCACCACCACGCTGCGCGGTGAGGTCGAAAGCACCTACGCCGAGTGGGCCTCGCGCGTCCGGCGACTGGCGACCGTGCTCGACCAACTCGGGGTCCCCGAAGGGGCCAGGGTGGCCACGTTCGGCTGGAACACCCAGCGTCACCTCGAACTCTACTTCGGCGTGCCGTGCACCGGACGCGTGCTGCACACCCTCAACATCAGGCTGTTCGCCGAACAGGTCTCCTACATCGCCGAGCACGCCGCCGACGACGTGGTGTTCGTGGATCGTTCGCTGCTCCAGATGCTGTGGCCCGTGGCCGATCAGCTGACCACCGTGCGGTACTTCGTGGTCCTCGACGACGGTGCCGACTCCGAGGTCCCGGACGATCCCCGCATCCGGGACTACGAGGAGCTGCTCGCCGCCGCCGAGCCGTTCCGCGGTCGCTTCGAGGTCGCCGACGAGAACGCGGCCGCCGCGATGTGCTACACCTCCGGCACCACCGGTCAGCCCAAGGGCGTGGTCTACTCGCACCGCTCCACGGTGCTGCACTCCCTGGTCAGCCTGACAGTCGACGCGGTGGGGCTCAGCGAACGGGACACCATGCTTCCCGTGGTGCCGATGTTCCACGTCAACGCCTGGGGGCTGCCCTACGCCGCGATTTTCGCGGGTACCTCGATCGTGTTCCCCGGTCCGGCGATGAAGCCCGAGGCGCTCGTGAGCATGCTGGAGCGCCATCGCGTCACCACCACCGCGGGCGTGCCCACCATCTGGATGGGGATGCTGCCGTTGCTGGGCGACCACGACCTGTCCAGCCTGCGGGTGGTCGTCGGCGGGGGTTCCGCCATTCCCACGGCCCTGTCCGAGGGGTGGCGCGAGGCGATCGGCATTCCGATCACCCAGGCGTGGGGCATGACCGAGACCAGCCCGCTGGCCTCGGTGGCCAGCCCCCGCAGTCACCACGACGGATTGAGCACCGAGCAGCTGATCGAGGTGCGTGCCACGCAGGGCCAGGCCGTGCCGCTGGTGGACCTGCGCATCGTGGACATGGACACCGGGGAGGAACAGCCGTGGGACGGTGCCACGCCCGGTGAGCTGCAGGCGGCCGGTCCCTGGATCGCCTCGTCCTACTACGGCGACGAAGGGCGGGACGCGTTCACCTCCGACGGGTGGCTGCGCACCGGCGACGTGGCGACGATGGACGAGCACGGTTTCGTTCGGCTCGTGGACCGCACCAAGGACCTGGTCAAGTCCGGCGGCGAGTGGATCTCCTCAGTCGAGCTGGAGAACCACATCATGGCCCACGAGGACGTGGCCGAGGCGGCGGTGATCGCCAAGCCGGATCCGAAGTGGACCGAGCGCCCGGTGGCCTGCGTGGTCACGGAGGAGGGGAAGCAGCTCACCTCCGAGCAGGTGTTCGACCACCTGCGGCAGCGGGTGGCGAAGTGGTGGCTCCCGGACGAGGTGTGGTTCGTCGACGAGCTGCCCAAGACCAGCACCGGCAAGTTCTCCAAGAAGACGCTCCGGGAACAGCTGCTCGGCTGA
- a CDS encoding hypothetical protein (product_source=Hypo-rule applied; pfam=PF14145; transmembrane_helix_parts=Outside_1_28,TMhelix_29_51,Inside_52_101) translates to MHESDPSSSTPLVLRIGHEELLIRKRYEVISIANDILIALWFMVGSILFFWEATTTEGTWLFLIGSIELAIRPAIRLSRRVHLRRLRGRPSRRDNDSEQDF, encoded by the coding sequence ATGCACGAGTCCGATCCCTCCTCCTCCACGCCGCTGGTACTGCGGATCGGCCACGAAGAGCTGCTGATCCGCAAGCGCTACGAAGTGATCAGCATCGCCAACGACATCCTCATCGCGCTGTGGTTCATGGTGGGCAGCATCCTCTTCTTCTGGGAGGCCACCACCACCGAGGGGACCTGGCTGTTTCTGATCGGCAGTATCGAGCTCGCCATCCGTCCGGCCATCCGGCTCAGCAGGCGGGTGCACCTGCGCAGACTGCGCGGCCGCCCGTCACGGCGCGACAACGACTCCGAGCAGGACTTCTGA
- a CDS encoding hypothetical protein (product_source=Hypo-rule applied; cleavage_site_network=SignalP-noTM; pfam=PF03995) codes for MLTRDHGTYPHHGFPRGFRVPVVPRVRRVLFPLLAALLLGGSVQPLAAGAVPGADRPCDVGVFCAWSETDYAGNEHSSDLRGTNMEECVRLDGDIEARSFVNRMDRPVTVYQDARCATSADFSTYPGGSFVPRAPYVVRAIKVWTH; via the coding sequence ATGCTCACTCGCGACCACGGCACGTACCCGCACCACGGATTCCCGCGCGGTTTCCGGGTCCCGGTCGTCCCGCGAGTCCGCCGGGTCTTGTTCCCGCTGCTGGCGGCTCTGCTGCTGGGCGGATCGGTTCAACCACTCGCGGCGGGCGCGGTGCCCGGTGCCGACCGGCCCTGCGACGTCGGAGTGTTCTGCGCCTGGTCGGAAACCGACTACGCGGGCAACGAGCACTCCTCCGACCTGCGCGGCACGAACATGGAGGAATGCGTGCGACTGGACGGGGACATCGAGGCACGTTCCTTCGTCAACCGGATGGACAGACCCGTCACGGTCTACCAGGACGCGCGATGCGCCACCAGCGCGGACTTCAGCACCTATCCCGGCGGCAGCTTCGTGCCCCGCGCACCGTACGTGGTGCGGGCGATCAAGGTCTGGACGCACTGA
- a CDS encoding pimeloyl-ACP methyl ester carboxylesterase (product_source=COG0596; cath_funfam=3.40.50.1820; cog=COG0596; pfam=PF12697; superfamily=53474), with the protein MPAADHEQLPAVSLRGRRSRERLDVGGSALHCWRYAPAVSEPPEAGSPEADHPFGGSAERSRPPTLLLHGLRGTHHGLEPLAAALPERELLIPDLPGFGDSGPMSTRRHDVAGYARTVVELLRRLDHGGERIDLLGHSFGSVIAAAVAAGSPELVRRLVLLNPISTPASHGPAALLARLTSVYYRIGELLPARLGRALLSNRWIVLGASHAMLRSRDPRVRRFVHDSHLRHFSRFHSPALLVETYRSSISDTVADHAAELTVPTLLIAGETDEIAPLTGQRRMRDSLVDARLEVIEEVGHLVHYEAPRHAARSIRRFLDSA; encoded by the coding sequence ATGCCAGCAGCCGATCACGAACAGCTCCCGGCCGTTTCCCTGCGCGGCCGCAGAAGCCGCGAGCGGCTGGACGTCGGCGGCAGCGCGCTGCACTGCTGGCGATACGCCCCCGCCGTGTCCGAGCCGCCGGAGGCCGGAAGTCCCGAAGCCGATCACCCGTTCGGCGGGAGTGCGGAGCGCTCGCGCCCTCCCACGCTGCTGCTGCACGGGTTGCGAGGCACCCATCACGGGCTGGAACCACTGGCGGCGGCACTGCCGGAGCGGGAACTCCTCATCCCTGACCTGCCGGGCTTCGGCGACTCGGGACCGATGAGCACGCGACGGCACGACGTCGCCGGATACGCCCGGACCGTGGTCGAGCTGCTGCGCCGACTCGATCACGGCGGGGAACGGATCGATCTGCTCGGGCACTCCTTCGGCTCGGTGATCGCCGCCGCCGTGGCGGCGGGATCACCGGAGCTGGTACGACGACTGGTGCTGCTCAATCCCATATCCACCCCCGCCTCGCACGGCCCCGCGGCGCTGCTCGCCCGGTTGACCTCGGTCTACTACCGGATCGGTGAGCTGTTGCCCGCACGGCTGGGCAGAGCACTGCTCTCGAACAGATGGATCGTGCTGGGAGCGAGTCACGCGATGCTGCGCAGCCGGGATCCGAGGGTGCGGCGCTTCGTGCACGACAGCCACCTGCGGCATTTCAGCCGGTTCCACAGCCCCGCGCTGCTCGTCGAGACCTATCGTTCCTCGATCTCCGACACCGTGGCCGACCACGCCGCCGAACTGACCGTGCCCACGTTGCTGATAGCGGGGGAGACCGACGAGATAGCACCGCTCACCGGGCAGCGACGGATGCGCGATTCGCTCGTGGACGCCAGGCTGGAGGTCATCGAGGAGGTGGGGCACCTGGTGCACTACGAAGCCCCACGGCACGCGGCCCGTTCTATCCGACGCTTCCTGGACTCCGCGTGA
- a CDS encoding glycosyltransferase involved in cell wall biosynthesis (product_source=COG0438; cath_funfam=3.40.50.2000; cog=COG0438; pfam=PF13439,PF13692; superfamily=53756) has protein sequence MTPHPDPEVERHAGGKDDGGQEDTAPKRVFVDARWTRTDFPDGISRYGAGIIEALHRLRPVTMLIHDRRQLRLLPDGVPYRLINSPFSPRELLVSRTLRRLGAEVVFSPLQVIGGFRRRYVLVLTLHDLIYYRDPRPPGFLPVPVRVVWWLFHHAWWPQRLLLNRADAVVTVSETTKRLIAHHRLTARSVTVVPNAPGEAHASVDRPDAVSGATESSTATSGDVAVDEPDRGAGAPRGELLYMGSFMPYKNVATLVAGMARLRGYRLHLLSRIPPERERELRRIVPSNAEVVFHNGIEESAYRSLLRRAAALVTASRDEGFGLPVIEAMNAGTPVVCSDIPIFREVSGGNAWFFDADSAAEFATAVRRTENVESRGSVVAAARAHAAGYTWDVSARKLSELISRL, from the coding sequence GTGACCCCGCACCCGGATCCCGAGGTCGAGCGCCACGCCGGTGGGAAGGACGACGGCGGGCAGGAGGACACGGCGCCGAAACGGGTGTTCGTCGACGCCCGCTGGACACGAACCGACTTCCCGGACGGCATCAGCCGTTACGGAGCCGGGATCATCGAAGCGCTGCACCGCCTCCGCCCGGTCACCATGCTGATTCACGACAGGCGCCAGTTGCGGCTGCTGCCGGACGGAGTGCCCTACCGGTTGATCAACAGTCCGTTCTCGCCCCGGGAACTCCTGGTGTCGCGCACCCTGCGACGGCTGGGGGCCGAAGTGGTGTTCAGCCCGCTCCAGGTGATCGGTGGATTCCGGCGCCGATACGTTCTCGTGCTCACGCTGCACGACCTGATCTACTACCGCGATCCCCGCCCGCCCGGTTTCCTGCCGGTGCCGGTCCGGGTCGTGTGGTGGCTGTTCCACCACGCGTGGTGGCCGCAGCGGCTGCTGCTCAATCGGGCCGACGCGGTGGTCACCGTCAGTGAGACGACCAAGCGGTTGATCGCCCACCACCGCCTGACCGCTCGGTCGGTGACGGTGGTGCCCAACGCTCCGGGGGAGGCGCACGCCTCGGTCGACCGGCCGGACGCGGTGAGCGGAGCTACCGAGTCGTCCACCGCGACCTCCGGGGACGTCGCGGTGGACGAGCCCGACCGGGGCGCGGGCGCTCCTCGCGGGGAACTGCTCTACATGGGGTCGTTCATGCCCTACAAGAACGTGGCGACCCTGGTCGCGGGAATGGCCCGCTTGCGCGGTTATCGCCTTCACCTGCTCAGCCGGATACCGCCCGAGCGGGAACGCGAGCTGCGCCGGATCGTCCCCTCGAATGCCGAAGTGGTTTTCCACAACGGCATCGAGGAATCCGCGTACCGATCGCTGTTGCGTCGTGCCGCCGCGTTGGTCACGGCCTCGCGGGACGAGGGATTCGGGCTGCCGGTCATCGAGGCGATGAATGCCGGAACTCCGGTGGTGTGCAGCGACATTCCCATCTTCCGTGAGGTGAGCGGCGGTAACGCGTGGTTTTTCGACGCCGATTCGGCCGCGGAATTCGCCACGGCGGTGCGTCGCACCGAGAACGTCGAATCGCGCGGTTCCGTGGTCGCGGCGGCGCGTGCGCACGCGGCCGGATACACCTGGGACGTTTCCGCCCGAAAACTGTCCGAACTGATTTCCCGGTTGTAG